In the Candidatus Bathyarchaeia archaeon genome, GCATTTGCCAGCCGTTTTCTTCTCCACCCCCAAGAATATACGCTTGGTTTTTTTGAGTAGCTCCCGCTTTTAGCTTCTCCGCACCCGCAACCAAACCCGTCGCCACATCTTCAGCCATTATCATCTCAAGCCGCATATCTGGATGCATGTCAAAAATCTCCTCCAACAGCGGAAAAACGCTCACCAGCGACCATATGGAAAAGTTTGGAAGCACCCCTGCAAGCCTAAAAACCAGATAGTTGTCGGCGTTTTCTTTGAGGAATTGTTCGCATTTTATTTTTGATTCCTCATAATTCCCCGTTACCACCAAGGGGTCATTGCGGTTGACCAGTTTGTTTTGGAGTTGGGTGGGTCCCATCACGCTGGCTGACGAAGTAAAAACAAACGGGACCTCACGTTTTGTTGCTTTGATTGCGTTTACTAAATTAACTGTGCCTCCCAAATTAACATCCATTGTCAGTTCGCGGCGTTTTTTTGAGGCGGGAGGAATTATCGCTGCAAGATGAACCACTGCGTCGCATTCTTCAACCGCTTTTTTCACATCTTCAAAATTTCGAATGTCCCCAAACACCACTTTCTCAATTTTGTTTTGGTATTTTTTTGCGTCTTTGCGGGTTTTTTTGTTGTCTACCTCAAAAACCGTTACTTCGTGGGCTCGTTTGTGGGCTTCTTCTATGACGGCTTTTCCGATGTTGCCAAATGCTCCCGTGATTAGTAGTTTCATTTGTTGTTCCCCAGAGTTCTAGTACGCTGCGTTAA is a window encoding:
- a CDS encoding NAD-dependent epimerase/dehydratase family protein; translated protein: MKLLITGAFGNIGKAVIEEAHKRAHEVTVFEVDNKKTRKDAKKYQNKIEKVVFGDIRNFEDVKKAVEECDAVVHLAAIIPPASKKRRELTMDVNLGGTVNLVNAIKATKREVPFVFTSSASVMGPTQLQNKLVNRNDPLVVTGNYEESKIKCEQFLKENADNYLVFRLAGVLPNFSIWSLVSVFPLLEEIFDMHPDMRLEMIMAEDVATGLVAGAEKLKAGATQKNQAYILGGGEENGWQMHGGEFLSRLFGSLSLSVPDRKYFTPDINTYHLDWYDTKEAQQEFRFQNQVSDEYFKQVKETFRFFKLPIVLFQKVIMKKLVKMSPYN